One window of the Glycocaulis alkaliphilus genome contains the following:
- a CDS encoding universal stress protein yields MTHILALIDGSIYASSVCDHAAWAASKTGASVELLHVLGRRDTASQPVNLSGNLTLGARSELLEKLAQHDAERAKLAKERGRIILDAAKAEMEAAGVNPVTTRLRHGDIVEAIHDVEAEADLIILGKRGEAADFAKGHLGSNLERIVRAATKPVLAASRAFQPVERALIAYDGGASGDRAVAHLAKGRLLAGTPIDIVSVGEETPERRAKLDNAAALLSAGGHEVTAEILPGKPEEAISQRITARGIGLLVMGAYGHSRIRNLVIGSTTTEMLRSCPVPVMLFR; encoded by the coding sequence ATGACCCATATCCTGGCTCTGATTGACGGCTCGATATACGCCAGCAGCGTCTGCGATCACGCGGCGTGGGCCGCCTCGAAAACCGGCGCGAGCGTGGAGCTTCTCCATGTGCTTGGCCGCCGGGATACTGCCAGCCAGCCGGTCAATCTTTCCGGCAATCTCACCCTTGGCGCGCGCTCAGAGCTTCTGGAAAAGCTCGCGCAACATGATGCCGAACGCGCAAAGCTCGCCAAGGAGCGCGGACGGATCATTCTGGACGCGGCAAAAGCCGAGATGGAGGCGGCAGGCGTCAACCCTGTTACCACCCGCCTGCGCCACGGCGATATCGTGGAAGCGATCCACGATGTCGAGGCGGAGGCCGACCTCATCATACTGGGCAAGCGCGGTGAGGCGGCAGACTTCGCCAAGGGCCATCTGGGTTCCAATCTGGAGCGCATCGTGCGAGCCGCCACGAAGCCCGTACTGGCGGCATCGCGGGCGTTCCAGCCCGTGGAACGTGCTCTCATCGCCTATGATGGCGGGGCAAGCGGGGACAGGGCGGTTGCCCATCTGGCCAAAGGCAGGCTGCTGGCCGGAACGCCCATTGATATCGTGTCAGTGGGTGAAGAGACCCCTGAGCGCCGGGCAAAGCTGGACAATGCCGCCGCCCTGTTGAGCGCAGGCGGGCATGAGGTGACGGCGGAAATTCTCCCCGGCAAACCCGAAGAGGCGATCTCGCAGCGCATCACGGCACGCGGTATCGGCCTTCTGGTCATGGGTGCGTATGGTCATTCGCGC
- a CDS encoding SulP family inorganic anion transporter, which translates to MTLPSLDFEILRRIRAEWFGNVRGDVLAGLVVALALIPEAIAFSIIAGVDPQVGLYASFSIAVLIAFTGGRPGMISAATAATAVLMVTLVRDHGLQYLLAATVLAGLIQIGAGVLKLGFVMRFVSRSVLTGFVNALAILIFLAQIPELINVTWVTYAMVAGGLAIIYCFPYLTKAIPSPLVCIIVLTGLAMWLGMDVRTVSDMGELPSTLPVFLIPDIPFNFETLMIILPYSAAVAMVGLLESLLTAQIVDDLTDTPSDRNRECIGQGIANTATGFIGGMAGCAMIGQSIINIKSGGRGRLSTLMAGLFLLFMILVLGEWVGLIPMPALVAIMIMVSIGTFSWRSVKNLRDHPKSSSFVMIATVVTVIFSHNLAIGVGVGVLLSGIFFAWRVSRNFAVSTLASEDGRERTYTVTGQLFFASSEDFMKAFDFKEVLDKVTIDLSAAHIWDLSSVAAIDMAVLKFRREGAEVELKGMNTASRTLVDRLGIHDKPGALDRLMGH; encoded by the coding sequence ATGACCCTTCCTTCCCTTGATTTCGAGATTCTGCGCCGTATCCGGGCTGAATGGTTTGGCAATGTGCGAGGCGATGTGCTCGCCGGGCTGGTCGTGGCGCTGGCGCTGATACCCGAAGCCATCGCGTTTTCCATCATTGCCGGTGTCGATCCGCAGGTTGGGCTCTATGCCAGCTTTTCCATTGCGGTGCTGATTGCCTTTACCGGCGGCCGTCCGGGCATGATCTCGGCGGCTACGGCGGCCACGGCGGTGTTGATGGTGACGCTAGTGCGCGATCACGGCCTGCAATACCTGCTGGCCGCGACGGTGCTGGCAGGGCTCATCCAGATCGGTGCGGGGGTGCTCAAGCTTGGCTTTGTCATGCGCTTTGTGTCGCGCTCGGTTCTGACCGGCTTCGTCAATGCGCTGGCGATCCTGATCTTCCTGGCCCAGATACCCGAACTCATCAATGTGACGTGGGTGACCTACGCCATGGTCGCAGGCGGGCTGGCGATCATTTACTGCTTTCCGTATCTGACCAAAGCCATCCCCTCGCCGCTGGTCTGCATCATTGTGCTGACAGGGCTCGCCATGTGGCTGGGTATGGATGTGCGCACCGTGTCGGATATGGGCGAGCTGCCCTCCACCCTGCCGGTCTTCCTGATCCCGGACATTCCGTTCAACTTCGAAACCCTGATGATCATCCTGCCCTACTCGGCAGCCGTGGCGATGGTGGGCCTACTGGAATCGCTCCTGACAGCGCAGATCGTCGATGATCTCACAGACACCCCGTCCGACCGCAACCGCGAATGCATCGGACAGGGCATCGCCAATACCGCGACCGGCTTTATCGGAGGCATGGCGGGTTGCGCCATGATCGGCCAGTCCATCATCAACATAAAATCCGGCGGGCGCGGGCGGCTTTCCACGCTGATGGCGGGCCTGTTCCTGCTCTTCATGATCCTGGTGCTGGGAGAGTGGGTGGGACTGATTCCGATGCCCGCCCTGGTGGCCATCATGATCATGGTGTCCATCGGCACCTTCTCCTGGCGCTCGGTGAAGAATCTGCGCGATCACCCCAAAAGCTCCAGCTTTGTGATGATCGCCACGGTGGTTACGGTCATCTTCAGCCATAACCTAGCCATCGGTGTGGGGGTGGGCGTGTTGCTCTCCGGGATTTTCTTTGCCTGGCGGGTCTCACGTAATTTTGCGGTCAGCACCCTTGCCAGCGAGGATGGCCGCGAACGGACCTATACCGTTACCGGCCAGCTCTTCTTCGCCTCTTCGGAGGACTTCATGAAGGCGTTTGATTTCAAGGAAGTGCTGGACAAGGTGACGATAGACCTGTCCGCTGCCCATATCTGGGATCTCTCCAGCGTCGCGGCGATTGACATGGCCGTGCTGAAGTTCCGCCGCGAAGGGGCGGAGGTGGAGCTCAAGGGCATGAACACGGCCAGCCGCACCCTGGTTGACCGTCTTGGCATTCACGACAAACCCGGCGCGCTTGACCGCCTGATGGGCCATTAG